The sequence GCATAGATTCCTCCTAATCGATACGCTGATGCAATCGCtcgtttgaataaattattcgatGAAGCTGAAACAATTAATTCTTCTGTTTGTCTAGAGAACTTATTTGGTTGTTTAACAGCATATCTGATATTTTTATGCATGAAGACACATTATGACAAGGTAAGATGATTTTTAAGTGTTTGGGAAGTCTTATAACTACATGTTAATTCTAGCAATTTAATTTTTTGGTACCGAAGTTTAATCAGTATTGGGCACAGAAATTTTTTACTCTATAAATATAACTGTCGTATGCACTTTACTAAATGCTAGAAATTCGttctttatttataaaaagaaatgagtaaatttatttcgttgtatttttttattagtgTCATTTAAGCATCAACTATCAATTTTAACCGTCTCATGAACATCATAAATTAAAGGTCTCTATTTCTAAACCATGTCAAGTTATCTTTCATCTTATCTCTTTATTGATGTGAAATATTTCAACTTGAGTTGATACAAATTTGTACCAATTTGTATTCAGGTTACAACTGACTAACTGATTAGGATTTATTTATGTGCTGATTGGTCCATTATAAACTAATCACTATATGCAATCCATTAACTATTCATTAAGTCACGAGTAGAAATTCAGATGACTTTTTAAAAACCTTAAAACTGATACGGTATCACACTAAGTTCGATTCATATTGTTATTTTTTGACATGTAAAAAGACTTGGGAATTAACATGAAAATGTgataattgttaattattattattattattatcattattattattattattattattaaactctCGCATTGTTTGGTGATGGTATTTAAAAAATGTGAATATTACTCGGAGATGATTGAGACATGTTACGTGTCCCTAATCACCGTCTACCTCAACTGGCGTAGGAGTAAGAGAAAAAGTAGGTGCGACCAAATTGAAACCTAACACCAGTCTATGATATCATTAACTAGTGAACTGAAACAAGTAAATGTATTCAGACTGATTGATTGGGGTATGTATGATAATCACGATCAGTCATGATAGACGTTGAGTATAATAGTTTGAAATCAGTCACAGCGGTAGAGATACATTTGTTGTTTATCATCCTTTCGATTTTGAATTCCTGCATTTCTTCATACTTTCTTTCTAATTCAGTCTTTTAGCACCATATTTTTAAGGTTTAGTCTTTCTTATGATTATTGCTACCGCAACTCACCTCGCCATATTAATCAGGTGAGGGAACTTGGGTCAATGCATATCTTTGTCAGTTTCTAccttgattattattgaataaatgatgTGTTAAATTAAGCAATCAAATTAAAGGGTATATGATAAGTTTTTTCTGATTTAACTACTATTGATTAGTTTATTTAGGAAATAAACTTCCGACGAAATGAAAACTAAACAACAAAAGTATTCAGCGGTTTGTTTGAAACAATCTATTTTTAGGACGCTGTGATGTGTTCTCCTCTCTCTCTCCTGATTTATATTACCTCTTCCAGGGATTTAAGACCATGATGGTTTAGAAAACAACTCAAATCTGAAAAtggttttaattttaatgacgACAAGTAAAACGTTGTGGAGTTAAGAAACTACTTGATCACTGAACGAATATATTTCCAGATATTACGTTTTCATAGTAAACGTCTGTTTTCATTGGTTATTATTTTTTGACTTCAGTTAATTTATGACGAACTTCTAATAACTTTGATAAGTATTCATATTCACTTTCATTTTATCGACTCCATAATGGGATGACAGTTTGAACTTCATTCTCATTATGACTTTGGCAAATTCTGACTCTAGATAATTGATATTACGGAGGAAATGAATGATTTACCGTTTGTCACGAGATAATACAACTAGTAGGTAGTAGAATAATTAACCAAACATTAGTTTGGAGAATCGATCGATATACTAGATAACTAGACCATTAGATTAGGTCATACGTTACACAATATCCAACCGAAAAtccaaaagtaagttacagacacaaATATAATCTGTTCACAAACCGTAAAATGCAGAGTAGAATATAGTGAAGTCATAGACAATATAAagatattcattttttaaaattactaatTACTTCGTAAGCATTTTTTCGACCAATCGTGGCTTATATTGCTAATTCTTAAACTTAATCCTAATGGACGTAACACAAAGTAGTTTGGCAATGATGAATTTTCGTTTATGCTGTTATTGTTTCTTATAGATTTAtcttattacttattatttatcGTGTTCTTCATAATCATTCTTCAATATACAATATTCTACCGATAATTCATAATGATTCGTGATGGGTTATTTTTGTCTGTAACTGTTCCAGGTATTGCATAAAGTGACTTTAGCTGTTGCGGATTTAAATGAGAAATTATTTTTACCGAATGGATTACTTATGATTGATCCATCAGAACGTGGACTTAGGGTAGTATCCTTTTAATTagttgagtatatatatatatatatatatatatatatatatatatatatatatatatatatatatatcgagatTTTATTGACATTTTTCTATTCCTTTTTCCCAAGTTTTCTCTACAAATTTACATATACCTGAAGTTAATTTAACTGAAAATTAGTCACCCAATGTGCTTGATAAGCTATTCAATTTGTTACAGAAATTCCCATGTAGTAATCTGTTATGCTTAAATTGTAGTTTTAAAATATGAACTGGTCCCATCCTATAATTAATTGTACATCTTGTAAATTCCCTTCTTTTGTGGAGTTAATCAATAACAATTTCTGATGATAAACAGACGAGAAAATTCACTACTACCACTGTTATGGTTGATACCATGCAACTATGCTCATCTTATGAAAGATATTCTAAAAATATTTTGGGATAAAATTCAATAGATTCTTTTCCTAAAACTAATCTAATTCTTTATCTATATTGTTCTCGTATATAAATCTTGTATAGATCTCGTTTTATTGATACATATATCTCTCTAGATTGTGTATCTGTAAATCTATATAAACACGGTTGtatctatttttatttcattatctcTGCAAGCACGTTATTGACACAACCGTTGCAAAGTTTACAACTTCATCCAATATATTTTGTAATGATTTAGATGACCCCGGTATtgatattttaactgaaatGTGATTATTCTTCTTTGGGATATATGCATTCTGTGCGGACTGCTTCAATATTGCCATTATGAAACAAGTGTGTAAAGAATAAATGGAatgcagtggaatctaggacgcgcatTTCTTcatacttgggactcgtcatttaTATGTAAACCTGCATCTCAGACTTGGTGATCACTTTTAGACTCCGACCCTcacgtagaggagcataggccaatgttataacttgtcgtttgaatgcttatagTCTTGgttcttttaatgctactttttgtatctggtcgtcgctgattgttatgtcggaaacgcttatcacttatactcggaacgatgGACCTCTGCAACTCCcacgaaagtaagaacacaaagactgatacaagtgatgatttattaaccccgaAACACGAAGACGACGGcgactctagtagaaaatacactcatttatatattgattgtacacccgttttgattaataattaggatgagatcacatatatgaaaaatacttagagttataacaaatcacatactgagcatggttcatgtcaatggaatacaggaatatcgcatattatgcagaataaaatatcatacgagaaaagaaaacaaatactatattgagtaatcattacattgaatcaaaacggaagtaatcttgaacaaaactcaatgagtaaatcaattgaaaattgacttttctttccatcatatcggCCACATACCAACAATCTCCAACCAAATCTGTGCTGGATACTCCTACCAAGTTCTTTCAAGTTGATCCTCATTCTttttatgtctgcttccaattcccggtGCAGTGTTCTTTACCCTTCCTCTTTcccgtttcctttcaggattccaagcaagcgcttgcctcgtgatgcaatcGGGTTATTTCTgtaatgcatgtcctatccacttccagcgtatctccccaatttcctcttcagttcgaagctggtttattctttcccacagtaggctgttgctcgTGGTATTCGGTCAAacgacattcagtatcttgagtagataattgtttataaatacttgtatctttttgatgatggttgtagtagtagtcCAAGTTTTATCTCCGTACAGTGGAAATGTcccgacgttcgtattgaagattctgaattttatattgattggcaattgttttgagttccttacctttacgtctgcatccgatcctcctcgTTCACTGATGATGCTGCTGACCAAGTACATGAAAGTCTCCACctgttccagagcttctccatcaagtgtggttgagttagtgttctctgtgttgtattcaATGATGTTGCCCTTCCCTTGTGTACGTTGAGGCTTCTGTCACAGTGgctgtcttgacctgcatttgtctATGTGTACAGGATAGAAAAGTTAGGTCATCAGAAAAGATTCTCCTATCCACTCTGTccaacgccttctcatagtcaaggaatttgatgtatggtgacgagttcaattcaattgattgttcaacgatgatgcgtagtgtcgcgattcggTCTGTGTACAACcggtccttacggaatccgaccTGTAGATCTTGAAGCTGGATGTTTACTGAAACCTTCATTCGGTTCAGCGACACTCTGTGGACGACGTTTTCTGGTGCTTCTGTAGCTGAGCCCACACATTTGTTCAAATCTCTTTATTTTGATATATTGATGACGTGTCTTTCTTCCCAGTCTGTCGGCGTTTGTTCTTCCTcacaaatcttcctgaatagaacgtgaagTAGGTATAATTACATCTGTGTGACTTGAGTGCTTCGGCTGATATATTGTCAGGTCATGCTGCTTTCCCACTACTGATTTGATGGTGCTTCTCTGATCCCTTTTGAGCTGTCCTcaatagtagtttcttcttctttgagtagatcttgtaaggcgtGGTAGCTGTTGTTGAAAGTTCTGTGGAATTGATTGAGTTTGTCAATATGTTGGAGGAAGAGTGTATTGGACCTTTTTAATGCTGTTTCCCCAGTTTTGCACTGTTTCTTTaccttcagtttcatcttggaaACCACCTCTTAGTGGTGatttgaagctatgtcagctcttcCCCTgtttctcacgtcttccatcgacCTTCTGAATAATGTCTATTATGGGTACTTTAGTGATtacctactacttatgtcgTTTTAATAATCTTATACTACTCAAATTCTTTCTGGGTATGCGACGTACTTTATAAGGCAATGGTTCTCCGTGTAAGATATTGACAGTCAACGATTTGATCATAGTTAAATGACCTTATGTTTAAATAGGTTGTtttagtgacttcaatattGTCGAGGACTTATAGAttctttatatatttatatatatatatatatattgcctaTATTTGATTAACACACTTTGCTCCTTATATGTAACCATAGATAGAGTTATGTATATTCCATTCTCAATGAAAATTATATGCTGGTTTGAATGTGGGGGCTTTTGTATTGCACAATGAGTCTAATTTCCTACTCTAGTGTGTATTGGTTCATAAAAATGTGGTTTTATACACAAGATTTTGAAAAATAGGAGTGTAATCCGCACTTATCTTCAAGTTAATTATATCTACaatcaaataaacttttatATCTGTCTCGTTTTCTTTCGTATAAACTGTTATATTCATTACCATAAATCTATACTATATCAGTTATTATAGATCTTATTAACAAACAATACATCTCATTGGTGAATTAAGAAGTTTTATGGATTAAAGCATTTCGAAATACGTTATAGGAAAGCTTTTCTAAACGTAATTCAATGGCCCCAAGTAATTCAGAAACCGCAACCTTATAATAAGAATTTGTGATTAgtcttattatttcattattcgaTAATCTAAGATATTTACAAGAATCGGAGTAGTCTTTCGGCTGCATACATATCTACGACTTGATTTACGTACACATCATAAAAGCTACGCAAGGTTTCTAACTTGAAAATCGAGTTAACCATAAAATCCTGAAAGAAAAAGAATGAAATGTGTCTAAAAGTACGGTAGTATTTTGGGGAACAGTATAAACCTACAAATCTCATCGTGAAGTATGTAGGTTGTTAGTTACACGACTTATACGATCTAAACCGTAAAACCGGGGTTACTGAATAGCTGTTACATCTCAGCTTAGGACTCTGCAGGAGTTCATGAGATCGGGCCTGGAGCATTCGGGTCTCACGGTGAGTACGATTTCTTCTAGTCAAAATACTATTTGTAACAATTTCGCAGCTTATGTGAAACCAACTTGAGAATTGAACAAATTTCCGGAAAACCACCTACGTGAAAGTTAGATTACACCGTCGAGAGGAAAGTATGCTCTTCTAAGAAGTAGATAAGAGTACAGTTGCAAAATGTTCCCTGATTTACAAAACAGGTACAACGTTTGAATATAGACAAAGCATTCGCGAATGCTAATGACCGTAAAGAAGTTTTATGAGAAGAGctaggaatatgaatatgaagttAATTCAAGGTATACTGATGAGCCAATTTTCTAAAAATGTATCGTCTTTCGGATATTTCTTCTGAGTGCGTTGTAGAACTATCATAGTAACCACTGAACGGTGGTAGGGTCTACTAGCTTTGTAGTGTCCTGGATCGCCGCATATTGTTTATTGATGATGGATCCTACTGACGTTATTTATAAAAACACAGTTTAACAGATGATACTGTAGATAATAGTAGAAATTTACGAGTAGATTTCCGCATACAAATATGGGTTTAAGAATTTATAGTATGAAGTTTGCGGATagtggtggtctttcttgacttgaaagcagcatttgactcggtagaccgcgagattctgtggcagtgtctgtcattgaaaggcgtaccccagaagtacataaaccttgtaaaagctctttactcgaacactaccagtcgactcagagcttatggcgaactgtcatctgcttttgaaACCTCAACTGGTGTCCGTTAAGGCTggccactttctccatttttgtttaacttcatcatagacctactgatggaaataacattctcgggtattgatctcctt comes from Schistosoma haematobium chromosome 3, whole genome shotgun sequence and encodes:
- the GOLGA7_1 gene encoding Golgin sub A member 7 (EggNog:ENOG41KOG4069~COG:I) codes for the protein MGSEERPNNSMVPCERIFIQRDYSSGTAVRFQTLPMPLQLRGRIPPNRYADAIARLNKLFDEAETINSSVCLENLFGCLTAYLIFLCMKTHYDKVLHKVTLAVADLNEKLFLPNGLLMIDPSERGLRVSYVYSILNENYMLV
- the GOLGA7_1 gene encoding Golgin sub A member 7, variant 2 (EggNog:ENOG41KOG4069~COG:I); its protein translation is MGSEERPNNSMVPCERIFIQRDYSSGTAVRFQTLPMPLQLRGRIPPNRYADAIARLNKLFDEAETINSSVCLENLFGCLTAYLIFLCMKTHYDKVLHKVTLAVADLNEKLFLPNGLLMIDPSERGLRIELCIFHSQ